From the Hevea brasiliensis isolate MT/VB/25A 57/8 chromosome 15, ASM3005281v1, whole genome shotgun sequence genome, one window contains:
- the LOC110648339 gene encoding uncharacterized protein LOC110648339 isoform X3: MAGREVREYTNLSDPKDKKWGKGKDKIDDEDITFQRMVAKMQEVAGERGGYLHGRGALDSDDLLYLKEQMEAEEDAERLLRRTEKRAFAAFKKAASLADSSLASVPLPLRVEPKPKSGIRQQDLLKKVVEVKPKRPKVSNHSYGNHSTRTSCDHSSAKSAKSDQEEKECSLLKSGKTDEIKEENAVKNDTGQENTVKSLLGLAYASSDDEDVE, from the exons ATGGCAGGGAGAGAAGTTCGGGAGTACACCAATCTTTCAGATCCTAAAG ATAAGAAATGGGGAAAAGGGAAGGATAAAATTGATGATGAAGACATCACTTTCCAGCGCATGGTTGCCAAG ATGCAAGAGGTTGCTGGAGAACGTGGAGGCTACCTTCATGGGCGAGGCG CCTTGGACAGCGATGACTTGCTTTATCTCAAGGAGCAGATGGAAGCCGAAGAGGATGCAGAACGCCTTCTTCGTCGGACTGAGAAACGGGCGTTTGCTGCATTTAAA AAAGCAGCAAGTTTGGCAGATTCTTCACTTGCCTCAGTTCCCTTGCCGCTACGTGTTGAGCCAAAGCCAAAAAGTGGGATTAG GCAGCAAGACCTGCTGAAGAAGGTGGTGGAAGTTAAGCCGAAACGGCCAAAGGTTTCAAACCATTCTTATGGAAATCATTCTACACGAACTTCATGTGATCATTCTTCAGCAAAATCTGCCAAGTCTGATCAGGAGGAGAAAGAGTGCTCTTTGTTAAAATCAGGTAAAACAGATGAGATTAAAGAGGAGAATGCAGTTAAAAATGATACCGGGCAGGAAAATACTGTTAAAAGTTTGCTGGGCTTAGCATATGCAAGTTCTGATGATGAAGATGTAGAGTGA
- the LOC110648339 gene encoding uncharacterized protein LOC110648339 isoform X1: MMKTSLSSAWLPRDLGFSCWVVDANRCKRLLENVEATFMGEAPWTAMTCFISRSRWKPKRMQNAFFVGLRNGRLLHLKKAASLADSSLASVPLPLRVEPKPKSGIRQQDLLKKVVEVKPKRPKVSNHSYGNHSTRTSCDHSSAKSAKSDQEEKECSLLKSGKTDEIKEENAVKNDTGQENTVKSLLGLAYASSDDEDVE, translated from the exons ATGATGAAGACATCACTTTCCAGCGCATGGTTGCCAAG GGATCTTGGCTTTTCCTGTTGGGTGGTTGATGCTAACAGATGCAAGAGGTTGCTGGAGAACGTGGAGGCTACCTTCATGGGCGAGGCG CCTTGGACAGCGATGACTTGCTTTATCTCAAGGAGCAGATGGAAGCCGAAGAGGATGCAGAACGCCTTCTTCGTCGGACTGAGAAACGGGCGTTTGCTGCATTTAAAA AAAGCAGCAAGTTTGGCAGATTCTTCACTTGCCTCAGTTCCCTTGCCGCTACGTGTTGAGCCAAAGCCAAAAAGTGGGATTAG GCAGCAAGACCTGCTGAAGAAGGTGGTGGAAGTTAAGCCGAAACGGCCAAAGGTTTCAAACCATTCTTATGGAAATCATTCTACACGAACTTCATGTGATCATTCTTCAGCAAAATCTGCCAAGTCTGATCAGGAGGAGAAAGAGTGCTCTTTGTTAAAATCAGGTAAAACAGATGAGATTAAAGAGGAGAATGCAGTTAAAAATGATACCGGGCAGGAAAATACTGTTAAAAGTTTGCTGGGCTTAGCATATGCAAGTTCTGATGATGAAGATGTAGAGTGA
- the LOC110648339 gene encoding uncharacterized protein LOC110648339 isoform X2 yields MMKTSLSSAWLPRDLGFSCWVVDANRCKRLLENVEATFMGEAPWTAMTCFISRSRWKPKRMQNAFFVGLRNGRLLHLKAASLADSSLASVPLPLRVEPKPKSGIRQQDLLKKVVEVKPKRPKVSNHSYGNHSTRTSCDHSSAKSAKSDQEEKECSLLKSGKTDEIKEENAVKNDTGQENTVKSLLGLAYASSDDEDVE; encoded by the exons ATGATGAAGACATCACTTTCCAGCGCATGGTTGCCAAG GGATCTTGGCTTTTCCTGTTGGGTGGTTGATGCTAACAGATGCAAGAGGTTGCTGGAGAACGTGGAGGCTACCTTCATGGGCGAGGCG CCTTGGACAGCGATGACTTGCTTTATCTCAAGGAGCAGATGGAAGCCGAAGAGGATGCAGAACGCCTTCTTCGTCGGACTGAGAAACGGGCGTTTGCTGCATTTA AAAGCAGCAAGTTTGGCAGATTCTTCACTTGCCTCAGTTCCCTTGCCGCTACGTGTTGAGCCAAAGCCAAAAAGTGGGATTAG GCAGCAAGACCTGCTGAAGAAGGTGGTGGAAGTTAAGCCGAAACGGCCAAAGGTTTCAAACCATTCTTATGGAAATCATTCTACACGAACTTCATGTGATCATTCTTCAGCAAAATCTGCCAAGTCTGATCAGGAGGAGAAAGAGTGCTCTTTGTTAAAATCAGGTAAAACAGATGAGATTAAAGAGGAGAATGCAGTTAAAAATGATACCGGGCAGGAAAATACTGTTAAAAGTTTGCTGGGCTTAGCATATGCAAGTTCTGATGATGAAGATGTAGAGTGA